One region of Acidobacteriota bacterium genomic DNA includes:
- a CDS encoding MBL fold metallo-hydrolase gives MIQLAFHGAAGTVTGSKYCLTVNDQSILIDCGMFQGARELRLRNWAPMQFDPTAVGAVIVTHAHIDHIGYLPRLVRDGFGGQIYSTAPTADLSAISLLDAAHIQEEDAAYRTKKKLSRHGVALPLFTTDDAQKTLARSAPVPFLTWTQVSNGIRFRLHGVGHILGAACVEVEADDGDRTVTILFSGDVGRYGNPLTANPAEPPQCDYLVCESTYGGRIHAPEDPYAAFEQMINDAVQKKGILLVPAFAVSRTQQVTYLINELIEQKRVPPIDIHIDSPMAISVTDIYCKYHAYHSVDLHRLGGPACAINGRNVFLHRKRKSSQLLNRLKGPAIIMSASGMLTGGRIMHHLINRLPDPNTTVALVGFMAQGTLGRKLTEGERTIYIHKQPVEVKAAVRQLHGLSGHADYLELLHWLEPVTAAPKTVFVTHGEESQSQAMVEHLRSERGWECVSPTLDQVIEL, from the coding sequence TTGATTCAGCTTGCCTTCCACGGTGCCGCAGGCACCGTCACCGGATCTAAATACTGCCTGACGGTCAACGATCAGAGTATCCTTATAGACTGCGGCATGTTCCAGGGGGCGCGAGAACTCCGGCTGCGCAACTGGGCTCCCATGCAATTCGACCCCACCGCTGTCGGTGCCGTGATAGTGACTCACGCGCACATCGACCATATCGGGTACCTGCCACGGCTGGTCCGCGACGGATTCGGCGGACAGATCTATTCCACCGCGCCGACGGCCGACCTGTCGGCCATCTCGCTGCTTGACGCCGCCCATATCCAGGAGGAAGACGCCGCGTACCGGACGAAGAAGAAACTGTCCCGACACGGGGTCGCTCTGCCGCTGTTTACGACCGATGACGCTCAGAAGACGCTGGCCAGGTCCGCGCCCGTCCCGTTTCTGACCTGGACCCAGGTCAGTAACGGCATCAGGTTCCGGCTTCACGGCGTCGGCCACATCCTCGGCGCCGCCTGCGTGGAAGTGGAGGCTGACGACGGTGACAGGACGGTCACCATTTTGTTCTCGGGCGACGTCGGGCGGTACGGCAATCCCCTGACGGCCAACCCCGCCGAACCGCCGCAGTGTGACTACCTCGTGTGCGAATCGACCTATGGCGGCAGGATCCATGCCCCGGAAGACCCCTACGCCGCCTTCGAGCAAATGATCAACGATGCCGTTCAGAAAAAGGGAATTCTGCTGGTCCCCGCCTTTGCCGTCAGCAGGACCCAGCAGGTAACGTACCTGATTAACGAACTCATAGAGCAAAAGCGGGTTCCGCCGATAGACATTCATATTGACTCACCGATGGCGATCTCCGTCACCGACATTTACTGCAAGTACCACGCGTATCACTCCGTGGATTTGCACAGGCTTGGCGGCCCGGCATGCGCCATCAACGGCAGGAACGTGTTCCTGCACCGCAAGCGTAAGTCTTCTCAATTGCTGAACAGACTCAAGGGTCCGGCGATCATTATGTCCGCCAGCGGTATGCTGACCGGCGGGCGTATAATGCACCATCTCATCAACCGTCTGCCCGATCCCAACACCACCGTTGCACTCGTTGGGTTCATGGCCCAGGGTACCCTGGGAAGAAAGCTGACCGAAGGTGAGAGGACTATCTACATTCACAAACAGCCGGTGGAGGTCAAAGCCGCGGTAAGGCAACTGCACGGGCTGTCAGGCCATGCCGACTACCTCGAACTGTTACACTGGCTGGAACCGGTGACGGCAGCGCCGAAGACGGTGTTTGTCACGCACGGTGAAGAGTCACAGTCTCAGGCGATGGTGGAGCACCTGCGCTCGGAACGAGGCTGGGAGTGTGTAAGTCCGACCCTGGATCAGGTGATCGAGCTGTAG
- a CDS encoding SpoIIE family protein phosphatase, producing the protein MLKLIGTDGEKYYAWDLSPGRYRIGRTSECDLSIPHATVSRSHAELYVLPDGRQCFVTDLGSHNGTLVNGVRLSERTAAKAGDSIVFGRAELRLTSDQEETVRSSHPTGTVLSDLDPKKSVYLSINEALKPLPSKVTDLPGLLPTLSEMARLLLPHEPREVMLQKSLELVSRVIPAERLAVLFTSEDDREIYAAATLLPGGKDPGTFTLSRTIVNDILTEKSAVVISDPQTDPRYALQQSIVASSVRSAMAAPLFDEGKVLGILYADTTNPMHRYDDDYLRLLATFGNIIASRLLSHTLLQEREEKRVIEAELRRASQIQQRLLVSGCPRLPGYSVYAFQEQCRMVGGDLYEMATLPDGRFLFLVGDVSGKGMGAALLMSNILASFRILYGEEDFDLHQAMLRVSRQLYVYSDSDDFATMFAGLLDPAANRLTYINAGHNPPLIVGRDGLRRQLEACGIMIGAFDFDDWQPAVVDVSPGDVLLVYTDGVTEAERGETQYGEERMTTVLVKAAESSPKDIARMLIEDIRDFAQNTPQSDDITMLLLKRDT; encoded by the coding sequence ATGTTGAAGCTGATCGGCACTGATGGTGAGAAGTACTATGCCTGGGACCTGTCCCCGGGCCGGTACAGGATCGGCCGTACATCCGAGTGCGACCTCAGCATTCCGCACGCTACGGTGTCACGATCCCATGCCGAGTTGTACGTTTTGCCCGACGGCCGGCAATGTTTCGTGACGGATCTTGGCAGTCACAACGGCACGCTGGTTAACGGAGTCCGGCTGTCCGAGCGGACGGCGGCCAAGGCCGGCGATAGTATCGTATTCGGCCGGGCCGAACTCCGGCTTACTTCCGATCAGGAGGAAACGGTGCGGTCTTCACACCCTACCGGAACCGTGCTCTCCGACCTGGACCCGAAAAAATCCGTGTACCTGTCGATCAACGAGGCGCTCAAGCCTCTACCCTCCAAGGTGACCGACCTTCCGGGCCTCCTGCCCACGCTCTCGGAGATGGCCCGTTTGCTGTTGCCGCACGAGCCGCGAGAAGTAATGCTTCAGAAATCGCTGGAACTGGTATCGAGAGTCATTCCCGCCGAGCGGCTGGCCGTGCTGTTTACGTCCGAGGATGACCGGGAGATATATGCCGCCGCTACCCTGCTGCCCGGAGGGAAAGACCCGGGCACGTTTACGCTGTCAAGGACGATCGTGAACGACATCCTTACGGAGAAGAGCGCCGTAGTGATAAGCGACCCCCAGACTGACCCCCGCTACGCGCTGCAGCAGTCAATCGTCGCCTCCTCTGTCAGGTCGGCCATGGCCGCACCGCTGTTCGACGAGGGCAAGGTGCTGGGTATCCTTTACGCCGACACCACCAATCCGATGCATCGATACGACGACGACTACCTGCGGCTGCTGGCCACGTTCGGCAATATCATCGCCTCGCGCCTGCTTAGCCACACGCTGCTTCAGGAGCGGGAAGAAAAGCGGGTGATCGAGGCGGAGTTGCGGCGCGCCTCACAGATCCAGCAGCGTCTGCTGGTGTCGGGTTGTCCCCGGCTGCCGGGGTACTCGGTTTACGCTTTTCAGGAGCAGTGCCGGATGGTCGGGGGCGATCTGTACGAGATGGCCACGCTGCCGGACGGGCGGTTTCTGTTCCTTGTCGGTGACGTGAGCGGCAAGGGGATGGGGGCGGCCTTGCTGATGTCGAATATCCTTGCGTCCTTCAGGATTCTGTACGGCGAGGAGGATTTCGATTTGCACCAGGCCATGCTGCGGGTCTCCCGGCAACTGTACGTGTACAGTGACTCGGATGACTTTGCCACCATGTTCGCGGGCCTTCTGGACCCGGCCGCTAACAGGCTGACATACATCAACGCGGGCCATAACCCGCCCCTGATTGTGGGGCGAGACGGTCTCCGGCGGCAACTGGAAGCTTGTGGTATCATGATAGGGGCCTTTGATTTCGATGACTGGCAGCCGGCGGTCGTGGATGTATCCCCCGGCGACGTGCTGCTCGTGTACACAGACGGCGTGACTGAGGCCGAGCGCGGTGAAACGCAGTACGGCGAGGAACGGATGACCACCGTGCTGGTCAAGGCGGCCGAGAGTTCGCCGAAAGATATCGCCCGTATGCTGATCGAGGACATACGGGATTTCGCCCAAAACACGCCGCAATCTGATGATATTACGATGTTGCTGTTAAAGAGAGATACATGA
- a CDS encoding PAS domain S-box protein yields MSLLAGIADVVAIGALLAGLVLFLRGWRRALRTDAKLVALVLVGLGLFLQMSTILAWWGISSRLEAFAELGTVLVPVLFAWFVYALLQAAAQRDLRESEERFRLLAELSPDAIVVHRDERIVFINQAGTRMLGADSPADLISTPILDFIPPDFRDLVRRRIPYIQETRASVPLQRQKLISLDGRTVDVEVASTCLTYAGTPAVQSVVRDVTERKRTEEALREREAHILSIIESLPFDFFALDGDGRYTLQNSTCRKHWGDAVGKRPEDLPVSDDVHALWARNNERAYAGETVEGEVEYEIGAEKVHCYNIIAPIRYQGQVRGILGVNMDITERKRAEAALTESQRALSTLMSNLPGMAYRCANDRDWTMQFVSDGCKELTGYEPAELVGNKVASYAQLVHEDDREDIWNGVQEGLAEHLPFQLAYRILTKAGDEKWVWERGRGVFSDDGALTALEGFITDITERRRAEEALRDSEQKFREIAERAPEAIYEADSDGVIKYANRQAFAYFGYTLKEHEAGLNVLDMVAPSDRERAKRNFYRMLAGERLGTREYTARRKDGTTFPVTIHSSPVIRDGKPAGVRGLIIDITDRKRREKELLKAQKLESVSVLAGGIAHDFNNLLTGVLGNISLVRMELDKDTEASEWLEEAEQAALRARDLTQQLLTFARGGEPVKKVAAIDRVVKDCVHFALRGSNVRPEFSIGDDLYSLEIDTGQISQVLHNLVLNADQAMPDGGTVTVCVENVTVPSGSHLPLEPGRYVRLTVKDEGVGIPQKHLQRIFDPYFTTKQIGSGLGLASSYSIVNKHGGHIEVESEPGAGSVFRILLPACEGGQVTSNDAGDEGECDGFSGAGRVLVMDDESSVRELTRRVLGKYGYTVDCTDDGSRAVELYKRARNGGRPFDVVILDLTVPGGMGGKQTIAELRRTDPEVRAIACSGYSNDPVMANHRAFGFDAVVAKPYVPDELVRAVREVTSKPARPAAT; encoded by the coding sequence ATGTCGCTGCTGGCCGGGATTGCCGACGTGGTGGCGATTGGCGCTCTGCTGGCAGGCCTGGTCCTGTTCCTGCGAGGCTGGCGCAGGGCCCTGCGAACCGACGCGAAGCTGGTGGCCCTGGTCCTGGTCGGCCTGGGACTCTTTCTGCAAATGAGCACCATCCTGGCCTGGTGGGGAATCTCATCGCGGCTGGAAGCCTTTGCCGAACTCGGCACTGTCCTCGTGCCGGTGCTGTTTGCCTGGTTCGTATATGCGCTTTTGCAGGCTGCCGCGCAGCGGGACCTGCGGGAAAGCGAGGAGCGCTTCAGGCTTCTGGCCGAGCTGTCACCGGATGCCATCGTGGTGCACCGCGACGAGCGCATTGTCTTTATCAACCAAGCGGGTACCCGGATGCTGGGTGCCGACTCCCCCGCAGATCTCATTTCAACACCCATACTGGACTTCATTCCCCCCGATTTTCGCGACCTGGTCAGGCGGCGCATTCCGTACATACAAGAGACCCGGGCCTCGGTGCCGCTTCAACGGCAAAAATTGATCAGCCTTGACGGCCGCACGGTGGACGTAGAGGTGGCGTCCACCTGTCTGACCTATGCCGGGACACCGGCCGTGCAATCCGTCGTCAGGGACGTCACGGAGCGCAAGAGGACTGAGGAGGCGCTCAGGGAGAGGGAGGCGCATATTCTCTCGATCATCGAGAGCCTGCCGTTTGATTTCTTTGCCCTGGACGGTGACGGTCGGTACACACTTCAGAATTCCACGTGCAGGAAGCACTGGGGCGACGCCGTCGGAAAGCGCCCTGAAGACCTTCCCGTCAGCGACGACGTGCACGCCCTCTGGGCGCGCAACAACGAGCGTGCCTACGCGGGCGAGACGGTCGAGGGCGAAGTAGAGTACGAGATTGGGGCCGAGAAGGTACATTGCTACAATATCATTGCGCCCATTCGTTACCAGGGGCAGGTCCGGGGCATTCTCGGCGTCAACATGGACATTACCGAACGGAAACGTGCCGAGGCGGCGCTCACCGAAAGTCAGCGTGCTCTCAGCACGCTCATGAGCAACCTCCCCGGTATGGCGTACCGGTGCGCCAACGACCGCGACTGGACTATGCAGTTTGTCAGCGACGGATGTAAGGAACTGACCGGGTACGAGCCGGCTGAACTTGTTGGCAACAAGGTCGCATCGTACGCCCAACTGGTTCATGAAGACGACCGGGAGGACATCTGGAACGGCGTGCAGGAAGGCCTGGCGGAACATCTGCCGTTCCAGCTTGCCTACCGCATTCTCACGAAGGCCGGAGACGAGAAGTGGGTCTGGGAGAGAGGGCGCGGTGTTTTCTCCGACGACGGTGCGTTGACGGCCCTGGAGGGGTTCATCACTGACATCACGGAGCGCAGACGCGCCGAAGAAGCGCTGCGGGACAGTGAACAGAAGTTTCGTGAAATCGCTGAACGGGCTCCGGAGGCCATTTACGAAGCCGACAGCGACGGCGTTATCAAGTATGCCAACCGGCAGGCGTTCGCCTACTTCGGTTACACGCTCAAGGAGCATGAAGCCGGGCTGAACGTACTTGATATGGTCGCTCCCTCGGATCGCGAGCGGGCGAAAAGGAACTTCTACCGTATGCTGGCCGGGGAACGTCTGGGGACCCGCGAGTACACCGCCCGTCGGAAAGACGGCACCACCTTCCCCGTGACCATCCATTCCAGTCCGGTTATTCGCGACGGCAAACCGGCCGGAGTCAGGGGGCTGATTATCGACATCACCGACCGTAAGCGTCGGGAAAAGGAACTGCTCAAGGCGCAGAAACTCGAGTCAGTCAGCGTTCTGGCCGGAGGTATCGCCCACGATTTCAACAATCTGCTTACCGGAGTTCTCGGAAACATCTCTCTGGTAAGAATGGAACTGGACAAAGATACCGAGGCCTCCGAATGGCTGGAAGAAGCTGAGCAGGCGGCACTGAGGGCACGGGACCTGACTCAGCAACTGCTGACGTTCGCCAGAGGCGGGGAGCCGGTAAAGAAGGTTGCAGCTATTGACAGAGTGGTCAAGGACTGCGTGCACTTCGCTCTGCGCGGGTCAAACGTCAGGCCGGAATTCTCGATCGGAGACGATCTGTACTCCCTGGAGATAGACACGGGCCAGATAAGTCAGGTTCTGCACAATCTGGTCCTGAACGCCGACCAGGCCATGCCCGACGGCGGCACAGTCACGGTGTGTGTCGAAAACGTCACTGTGCCGTCGGGCAGCCATCTGCCCCTGGAACCCGGGCGATATGTCAGGCTGACGGTCAAGGATGAGGGTGTCGGCATCCCCCAAAAGCACCTTCAAAGGATCTTCGACCCGTATTTCACAACCAAGCAGATCGGCAGCGGACTCGGACTGGCCTCCAGCTATTCCATTGTCAATAAACACGGCGGGCACATCGAAGTGGAATCAGAACCGGGGGCGGGATCCGTCTTCCGGATCCTCCTCCCGGCTTGCGAGGGCGGGCAAGTCACGTCCAACGACGCCGGAGACGAGGGTGAGTGCGATGGATTCTCCGGTGCCGGCCGCGTGCTGGTGATGGATGATGAAAGCTCGGTGCGCGAACTGACCAGACGGGTGCTCGGCAAGTACGGTTACACGGTCGATTGCACCGATGACGGGAGCCGGGCGGTGGAACTTTACAAGCGGGCCAGGAACGGCGGTCGGCCGTTCGACGTGGTCATCCTTGATCTCACCGTGCCCGGGGGCATGGGGGGCAAGCAGACCATTGCCGAACTTCGCCGAACGGATCCTGAGGTCAGGGCGATAGCCTGCAGCGGGTACTCCAACGATCCGGTGATGGCCAATCACCGGGCTTTTGGCTTTGACGCCGTGGTCGCCAAGCCGTACGTCCCTGATGAGCTTGTCCGAGCGGTAAGGGAAGTGACGTCAAAACCGGCACGTCCGGCGGCCACGTGA
- a CDS encoding sodium:alanine symporter family protein has translation MEAFDNFWVTAVDWMWGPWLVYLLVGSGAFFTVASRFLPFTAIRHAIDILRGKFDRPDDPGEISHFQALSSALSATIGMGNIAGVAIAISLGGAGAIFWMWIAGLVGMSTKFYTCTLATLYRKKDEQGIDQGGPMYYLEVGLGRHFKPLAIMFAVCGMIGCLSLFQVNQLSILLHNDYGTHRLVVGLVCMVLVGIVILGGITRVGKVTSRVVPTMFILYLVSTLFIIVSNFAVIPDVLLSIFRNAFGGEAVLGGGAGIAFTEVMRTGIKRAAFSNEAGVGTAPMAHGAAKTKEPIREGLIAMLGPFLDTNIVCTLTALVILSSGVLSGQLQGDSEAVLVTLAAFTSAMGEIGRYTLTLIIVLFSVSTMISYSYYSLKCAKYLFGIRLGGKYVYVYLLSFPAAAWLGQATVVNIIDTCFALMAIPTLLGAVLLSGRVTALLRDYLARTKAQDPRFRQPSVNSLQRPD, from the coding sequence TTGGAAGCATTTGACAACTTCTGGGTGACCGCCGTGGACTGGATGTGGGGGCCCTGGCTGGTCTACCTGCTGGTCGGATCGGGTGCCTTCTTCACCGTTGCCAGTAGATTTCTCCCCTTCACGGCTATACGCCACGCTATTGACATCCTTCGCGGCAAGTTCGACCGCCCCGACGATCCGGGCGAGATAAGTCATTTTCAGGCGCTGTCGTCGGCCCTGTCGGCGACGATCGGCATGGGTAATATCGCTGGCGTGGCTATCGCCATCTCACTCGGCGGTGCCGGCGCCATCTTCTGGATGTGGATAGCCGGACTGGTCGGTATGTCGACCAAGTTCTATACCTGCACCCTGGCCACGCTGTACCGAAAAAAAGACGAGCAGGGAATAGACCAGGGCGGGCCGATGTACTACCTCGAGGTGGGCCTGGGCCGGCACTTCAAACCACTGGCCATTATGTTCGCCGTCTGCGGCATGATCGGGTGCCTGTCCCTGTTCCAGGTCAACCAGTTGTCCATCCTGCTGCACAACGACTACGGCACCCACCGCCTCGTGGTCGGGCTTGTCTGTATGGTCCTCGTGGGGATAGTCATTCTCGGCGGGATCACCCGCGTGGGAAAAGTGACCTCCAGGGTCGTGCCGACGATGTTCATCCTGTACCTCGTCTCAACCCTGTTTATCATTGTCTCAAACTTCGCCGTGATTCCGGACGTTCTCCTGTCGATCTTCAGGAACGCCTTCGGCGGGGAGGCGGTGTTGGGCGGCGGAGCCGGCATCGCCTTTACCGAGGTGATGAGGACCGGGATCAAGCGGGCCGCCTTCTCCAACGAGGCCGGGGTCGGCACGGCCCCGATGGCGCACGGCGCAGCCAAGACGAAGGAACCGATCCGCGAAGGCCTCATCGCCATGCTGGGGCCTTTCCTGGACACCAACATCGTCTGCACACTGACCGCGCTGGTCATCCTCAGTTCCGGTGTCCTGAGCGGTCAGCTCCAGGGCGATTCGGAAGCGGTCCTCGTCACCCTGGCCGCCTTTACCTCCGCCATGGGGGAGATCGGCCGGTATACCCTGACGCTGATTATTGTCCTGTTTTCGGTTTCGACCATGATCTCCTACTCATACTACAGCCTGAAATGCGCCAAGTACCTGTTCGGCATCAGGCTGGGCGGCAAGTACGTGTACGTGTACTTGCTGAGTTTTCCGGCTGCCGCCTGGCTTGGCCAGGCTACCGTAGTGAACATCATCGATACCTGTTTTGCCCTTATGGCAATTCCCACCCTGCTCGGCGCCGTACTGCTGTCAGGGAGAGTAACGGCGCTGCTAAGAGATTACCTGGCAAGGACTAAGGCTCAGGACCCCCGCTTTCGGCAGCCGTCGGTCAACAGCCTGCAACGGCCGGACTGA
- a CDS encoding radical SAM protein, with product MSVKYIRSLDQVEQLSPEDHRKLAPVAQKYKFRANDFYLRLINWEDPDDPIRKIVIPTTGELESFGELDASDEETNYVAPGCQHKYPRTVLLLCNEICGAYCRFCFRKRLFMDENEEVVNDVAEGIEYIRKNMQVTNVLLTGGDPLLMSTRRLENILRPLRKIDHVGIIRIGSKMPAINPYRIINDADLLPMLSRYSTRHRRIYIMAHFNVPQELSEPAIFALDLLRRAGVIMVNQTPIVKGINDDPHVLADLMRRLSFVGAPPYYFFQCRPTEGNKPFALTLVATYLAFVEAKKKVSGLAKRARLVMSHASGKIEMVGLTGDRIYLRYHRAKNEADEERFMIFHRDDDAYWLDELVPADQTPHPVRQYGHRPAHALGPE from the coding sequence ATAAGCGTCAAATACATCCGGTCCTTGGACCAGGTGGAGCAGTTGTCGCCTGAGGATCATCGGAAGCTGGCCCCGGTGGCCCAGAAATACAAGTTTCGCGCCAACGATTTCTACCTGAGGCTGATAAACTGGGAAGACCCGGATGATCCGATCAGGAAGATCGTGATCCCCACTACCGGTGAGCTGGAATCCTTCGGCGAGCTCGATGCTTCCGACGAGGAAACCAACTACGTTGCGCCCGGGTGCCAGCACAAGTATCCCCGTACCGTGCTCCTGCTCTGCAACGAGATTTGCGGCGCGTACTGCCGTTTCTGTTTTCGCAAACGCCTGTTCATGGACGAAAACGAGGAAGTCGTAAATGACGTCGCGGAAGGCATAGAGTACATTCGGAAGAACATGCAGGTAACCAACGTCCTGCTTACCGGCGGCGACCCGCTGCTGATGTCCACCCGCCGCCTGGAAAACATTCTCCGCCCGCTCCGCAAGATCGACCACGTGGGCATTATCCGCATCGGCTCCAAGATGCCGGCCATCAACCCGTATCGCATAATCAACGACGCGGATCTCCTGCCCATGCTCTCGCGATACAGCACCCGGCACAGGCGCATCTATATCATGGCGCACTTCAACGTCCCGCAGGAGTTAAGCGAGCCGGCCATCTTTGCCCTGGACCTGCTGCGGCGCGCCGGTGTCATCATGGTCAACCAGACGCCCATCGTCAAAGGCATCAACGACGACCCGCACGTGCTGGCGGATCTGATGCGCAGACTCTCGTTTGTCGGCGCGCCGCCGTACTACTTCTTCCAATGTCGCCCCACCGAGGGTAACAAGCCGTTCGCACTGACGCTCGTGGCGACCTACCTGGCCTTCGTCGAAGCCAAGAAGAAAGTAAGCGGCCTGGCCAAGCGGGCACGCCTGGTCATGTCCCACGCCTCGGGGAAGATTGAAATGGTGGGACTTACGGGCGATCGCATATACCTTCGCTACCACCGGGCCAAGAATGAGGCGGATGAGGAGCGCTTCATGATCTTTCATCGGGACGACGACGCTTACTGGCTGGACGAGCTCGTGCCGGCCGACCAGACACCTCACCCGGTACGACAGTACGGACACCGTCCGGCTCACGCCCTGGGCCCCGAATGA